The genomic region TTTTCGCGTAGCATGGGTAGACGATGACGGAGAGATTCACGTAAACCGGGGCTATCGTATTCAGATGAATTCCGCCATAGGCCCTTATAAAGGGGGGTTGCGCTTTCACCCAACGGTAAATGCCAGTATTCTCAAGTTCTTGGCCTTTGAGCAGGTGTTCAAGAACAGTCTTACCACACTCCCTATGGGTGGTGGCAAAGGAGGTTCTGATTTTGACCCAAAAGGCAAGTCTGACGATGAGGTCATGCGCTTTTGCCACGCCTTTATGTTAGAGTTGAATAGGCATATTGGCCCAAATACCGATGTCCCCGCCGGGGATATAGGTGTAGGGGCACGAGAAATAGGGTTTCTTTTTGGGATGTATAAAAAGATTAGAAATGAATTTACCGGAGTGCTTACAGGAAAAGGTCGTTCCTGGGGCGGCTCCCTAATCCGCCCCGAGGCTACAGGATATGGTACTGTTTATTTTGCCGAAAGTATGATGAAGACCCGTGATATGGATTTTAAAGGGAAGGACGTTGTGATATCCGGCTCGGGAAATGTTGCTCAATTTGCTGCCGAAAAAGCATTGCATCTAGGTGCTAGAGTACTTACGTTATCGGATTCTCAGGGATACATTCATGATGCCGATGGTATTGATGAGGAGAAATTGGCCTATGTGATGGATTTAAAAAATAATAAAAGAGGGCGTATTTCGGAATATGCGGACAAATACACTTCTGCAACTTTTCACAAAGGGGAAACACCTTGGACGGTAAAATGCGACATTGCCTTGCCATGTGCCACCCAGAACGAATTGGATGGAGATGATGCCAAGGCCTTGGTCAAAAATGGATGCATTTGTGTGGCAGAAGGTGCCAATATGCCTTCTACTCCCGAAGCAATTCACGAGTTTGAAAAGGCAAAAATATTATTTGCGCCGGGCAAGGCTTCCAATGCCGGTGGTGTTGCCACTTCAGGGTTGGAAATGTCCCAAAACTCATTACGTATAAGTTGGACTCGCGAAGAGGTAGACGAACGTCTCAAAAACATAATGGAGGACATTCATGATTCCTGTATAGAATATGGCAAGGAAGAAGACGGCTATTGTAATTATGTAAAAGGAGCAAATATTGCAGGCTTTGTAAAAGTGGCCGATGCTATGTTGGCCCAGGGAGTAATTTAAATACGAAGCACAAATTTTAAATAGTATCACCCATAAGGTTTTTTATAACCTTATGGGTTTTTTGTTTTTATGCTGTTCCCATTTTGAATTGGTATGATAGCACATCAAAATTGTATTTCGCTTTTCGTACTTTTTCAACCTATCTTTACCTAAAACCCTTATAAATAGATGCAGGTAACCACCAAAGCAATAGTATTGACTTCCTTAAAATATGGGGATACAAGCTTGATCGTGAAGGTATTTACCGTATCGGACGGGTTAAAGAGTTACTTGCTCAAAGGCGTTTTGGCTTCAAAAAAGGGAAAGCTCAAAACAGCACTTTTTCAACCTTTGACACAGTTAGAGTTGGTGGCCAACCACAAGAACAAAGGTACTTTGGAAAGCATACGCGAGGCCAAGGTCAATTACCATTATCAATCCCTACATACCGATATTACAAAAAACGCAATGACAATGTTCCTGGCAGAAATGTTGGCGAACAGCATACACGAGGAAGAGGAAAATAAAGAGCTTTTTATTTTTTTGGAAGCTTCCCTACAATGGCTGGATGTGCACGATGAAGTCGCTAATTTTCACATCTATTTTTTATTGTCACTGACCAAATATTTGGGGTTTTATCCGGACACATATAATTCCAATGCGCCATATTTTGATTTGTTGGAAGGCGAGTTTGCCATCGCCCCATCACTTAACCCCATGATTACAGGGGAAAATTTAAATTACTTCAAAGCATTCTTAGGCATAAGTTTTGATGCCATACAAACCATAAAGATGCATAAAACCCATAGACAAGAACTTTTGAAATCCCTTGTTCTGTATTTTGAATTACATTTGCACGGATTTAGAAAACCCAAATCGCTTACCATTTTAAATGAAGTTTTCAGCTAGTATGCGCCACTTAATAGTGCTTCTCTTTTTTGTATGCTTCCAAGAAATTTCTGCACAGGAAATTGTGGTTTTGGACAGGGACACTAATGAGCCCATACCCAACGTGGCTGTTTACAATACAGACAAATCAAAAACGGCCCTGACCGACTTTAACGGCAAATGCAGCCTTTTGGCCTTTGATTATAATGAACGCATCACTTTTAAACATTTGAGCTATGACGTTCGGAAATCGACCAAGAATCTCATAAGAAAAAAAGGAAACAGAATTTTTTTGACCATAAAGCCACAAGAATTGAATGAAGTGGTCATGTCCATTTCAAAATGGGAACAGCAAAAAAAAGATATCCCTCAAAAATTAGCTTCTATTGATGCAAGAACAATAGCCTTTTACAATCCGCAAACGGCAGCCGACGCATTGGCACAGAGCGGAAAGGTTTTTGTCCAAAAAAGTCAGTTGGGGGGTGGTAGTCCCATGATTAGGGGTTTTGCCACAAACAGACTATTGCTTTCAGTAGACGGGGTGCGCATGAACAATGCCATATTCAGGGGAGGCAACGTACAAAATGTAATTTCAATAGACCCGTATACCATAAAAAATACCGAAATTATCTTTGGCCCCGGTTCGGTTATTTATGGGAGCGATGCCATTGGGGGCGTAATGAATTTTTATACCAAAAAGCCAACGTATGCCACGACCGAAGAACTCGATTTTTCAGGCAGTACGGCATATCGCTTCGCTTCGGCGAACAATGAAAATACATTTCATGTAGATTTTAATTTGGGGAAAAAGAAGTGGGCGTTCTTGACCAGTGCCACATACAATAGTTTTGGTGATTTAACCATGGGCGAACATGGTCCCAATTCTTATTTAAGGACAAATTTTGTAGAGAGAAGAAACGGGCAAGACGTTTTGGTTTTCAATGAAAACCCCCAAAAACAGACTCCTACAGGGTATGATCAAATCAATTTACTTCAAAAAATTGCCTATAAGCCCAATAATACGTGGGATTATAGTTTGGGGGCTTACTATTCCACAACATCGGATTATTCCAGATATGATAGATTGATACGGCCCAACAGTTCAAATGACGGTTTGCGTTCCGCAGAATGGTTCTATGGCCCACAAAAATGGTTCATGGGTAATTTACAGATCAATAAAAAAGGAAAAGGAAAGTTTTATGATGGAGTGAGATTGACCACGGCATACCAACATTTTCAAGAAAGTAGAAATAGTAGGGGCTTTGGTAGTTTGGATAGATTTACGACTCGGGAAAAAGTAGATGCCTTTTCGGCAAACATTGATTTTGAAAATAAAAAAATAGGAGATTTAAGACTGTATTACGGGGCAGAGTATATTTATAACAAAGTATACTCAGAAGGCCGTCAAAAAAATATCGAGACCAATGTAACATCAAATGCGGCATCTAGATACCCCAATGGTTCTACTTGGGAAACGCTGGCCGGTTATTTGAATACGGAGTATAAGGCCAAGCCTAATTTTACCTTACTGTCCGGCATACGCTATAGTCATGTGTGGGTAAATGCAGTCTTTGACAGGACTTTTTTTCCGTTTCCTTTTGACAATGCCAATTTAAACAATGATGCGGTAACGGGGAGTTTAGGTTTTAGCTGGTTTCCAAAAGAAAATTTACAGATTACCTTTAACGGATCCACGGGCTTTAGGTCCCCCAATATAGATGATATAGGTAAGGTGTTTGATTCGGAACCGGGTTCCGTTGTGGTTCCCAATCCCGATTTGGTTCCCGAGTACGCCTATAATACCGAGCTAGGCATACAAAAAAATTTTAAGGATAAAGTGGTATTGAAAGGTGCCGCTTTTTACACCTATTTGGTCGATGCCTTGGTACGAAGGGATTTTGAGTTCAACGAACAGTCCGAAATAGATTATAACGGAGAATTAAGTAATGTACAAGCCATTCAAAATGCCGCAAAAGCTTACGTATACGGTTTTGAATTCGGTTTGGAGGCCTTTCTCTCGGATCAACTTTCATTACTGTCAAACCTTACCTTTACCCAGGGAATAGAGGAGGAAGATGATGGAACGGATTCTCCTGGGAGACATGTTGCCCCAACTTTTGGCGATTTTCACATAATATGGAAAAACCAAAGACTAAAAGCCGATGTATTCTTGAACTACAACGGGGAGGTCTCTTTTGATGACCTTGCCTTTTCGGAACGGGCCAAGGATTTTATTTATGCCAGTGACCTCAATGGAAACCCGTTCAGCCCTTCGTGGTATACGCTCAACTTTCGCTCCCAATATGAAATGGGAAATGGTCTAAAGGCTTCGCTTAACGTAGAGAATATTACCGATCAACGCTATCGTACCTATTCATCGGGGATAGTTGCACCAGGCTTAAATTTAATTTTGGGATTGGGCTATTCCTTTTGATATCATCGTTCATTTTTTACGAAACCCGTAGCCATAAAAAAGCCCCGATGAATTTCATCGGGGCTTTTTTAAAATGTCTTTGGCTTACTTTGTACCGTCTTTCACTTCTTTTTCTACCTCTTTTGCGGTTTCTTTTGCTTTGTCCATAGCATCGGAACCGGCTTTCTTCATATCCTCGCCAACTTCTTTCGCTTTGTCCATGGCATCCTCGCCAGCTTCTTTCATATCCTCACCTACTTCTTTTGCCTCGTCCATTGCGTTTTCACCGGCCTCTTTCATGTCCTCACCAACTTCTTTCGCTTTATCCATGGCATCTTCGCCAGCTTCCTTAAGGTCTTCTCCGGCTTCATCCATTGCTTCGCTGGTTTCTTCAGCAGCTTCTTTGGCCTTGTCCGCAGCTTCTCTACAAGAAACAAAAGACACACTCAATACAAGCATCAATACGGAACCTAAAATTACTTTTTTCATCTTTTTATATTTTTTAATGTTAAAGGTTAATTGCACATAGATACGTATTAAAATCATATTTAGATGCTATTTTTAATTTGGCAATCCGGAAAGCTACATCAGGATTGCATATTCATTTGCGATTAACGCTCCTAAATTCAATCAAAATTTATAATTTTGCAGCCTTAATTTGTAGTACCTGAACCCGTTATATGAAGTTTGCAGAATACAAAGGATTAAACCTGCCCAGGGTCGCTGAAGAAATTCTTGCGTATTGGAAGGAAAACCGGATTTTTGAGAAAAGTGTATCTACACGTGAAGGTAAACCAAGCTATGTGTTTTATGAAGGTCCGCCTTCAGCGAATGGTATGCCGGGAATTCATCATGTTATGGCACGTACCATAAAGGATATTTTTCCTAGATACAAGACCATGAAGGGATACCAGGTAAAACGTAAAGCAGGCTGGGACACGCACGGCCTGCCTATTGAACTGGGCGTAGAAAAAGAACTGGGAATCACCAAAGAGGATATCGGCAAAAAAATATCGGTAGAGGAATACAATGCAGCCTGTAAAAAAGCGGTCATGCGTTATACCGATGTTTGGAACGCTATGACCAAGCAAGTTGGGTATTGGGTAGATATGGATGATCCCTATATCACCTACAAGCCCAAGTATATGGAAACGGTCTGGTGGCTGCTAAAACAAATTTACGACAAGGGGCTTATTTATAAAGGGTACACCATTCAGCCTTATTCGCCCAAAGCGGGTACGGGATTAAGTTCCCATGAGTTGAACCAACCGGGAACCTACCAAGATGTGACCGATACTACGGTAACCGCTCAGTTCAAAGTCAAAAAAGAAACCCTGCCAGAGTTTTTAAAAGGTATTGAGGGAGAGATTTATTTTTTAGCTTGGACGACCACACCGTGGACATTGCCTTCAAATACAGCACTGACCGTTGGCCCTAAGATTGATTATGTTTTAGTGAAAACCTTTAATCAATATACTTTTGAACCTGTATTCGTGATAGTGGCAAAAAATTTGGTAGCGAAACAGTTTAACGGAAAATTTTTTGAAGCTGATAGTGACGAAGATTTTGTCGGATATAGTTCTTCTGACAAAAAGATACCTTACAAAACCATAGCCGAAGCAAAAGGTTCTGATTTGGTAGGGATTAAATATGAACAACTCATTGATTATGCCAAGCCTTATCAAAATGCTGAAAATGCCTTTCGTGTCATCGCCGGTGACTTTGTAACTACCGAGGACGGTACGGGAATCGTGCACACCGCACCCACTTTTGGTGCGGACGATGCCTTGGTGGCCAAACAAGCCGTTCCCGAGATACCACCCCTGTTGGTTTTGGATGAAAATGATAATCCCGTCCCATTGGTAGATTTACAGGGAAGGTTCAGACCAGAATTGAAAGAGTTTGGGGGCAAGTACGTAAAAAACGAATATTATGAGGATGGTGAAGCACCCGAACGCTCTATCGATGTTGAAATTGCCATAAAATTAAAGGGAGAGAACAAGGCTTTCAAAGTAGAAAAATATGTGCACAGTTATCCAAATTGTTGGCGTACCGATAAGCCTATTCTTTATTATCCGTTGGATTCTTGGTTCATAAAAGTAACTAGCATTAAGGACAAGATGTTTGCATTGAACCAAACTATCAACTGGAAGCCCAAAGCAACGGGAGAAGGGCGTTTTGGCAACTGGTTGGCCAATGCCAACGATTGGAACCTGTCCCGATCAAGATACTGGGGCGTTCCTTTGCCTATTTGGCGTACCGAAGATGGTACCGAACAAATGATAATAGGTTCTGTAGCGGAGCTCAAATCCGAAATGAAAAAAGCCGTTTCGGCCGGGATTTTGGAAAAAGATATTTTTGATGATTTTGTCGTTGGAGACATGTCCGATGAGAATTATGAAAAAATAGATTTACATAAAAATATTGTTGATCAGATTACGTTGGTCTCGGCATTGGGAAAACCCATGAAACGTGAAAGCGATTTGATCGATGTTTGGTTCGATAGCGGTTCAATGCCCTATGCACAGTGGCACTACCCGTTTGAGAATAAAAACTTGGTCGACGAGGGAGAAACCTTTCCTGCCGATTTTATCGCCGAAGGCGTTGACCAAACCCGAGGGTGGTTTTATACACTTCATGCCATAGCAACAATGGTTTTTGATTCGGTAGCCTATAAAAATGTGGTATCTAACGGATTGGTGCTCGACAAGGAAGGTAAAAAAATGTCCAAACGTTTGGGCAATGCCGTAGATCCTTTTGAGACGATGAACGAACATGGTGCGGATGCCACACGTTGGTACATGATAAGCAACGCTAACCCATGGGACAATCTTAAATTTGATACGGAAGGTATAATCGAGGTCAAGCGCAAATTTTTTGGAACGCTGTACAACACGTATTCGTTTTTTGCCCTATATACCAATATTGATGGGTTTGATTACTCGGAAACGGATATTCCGATAAATGAAAGGCCTGAAATTGACCAATGGGTCCTTTCGGAGTTGCATACGCTTATAAAGGAGGTAGATGAAGCCTATGCCGACTATGAACCAACGCGTGCCACGCGTGCCATATCCAACTATGTACAGGAAAACTTGAGCAACTGGTATGTGCGCCTGTGCAGGAGACGCTTTTGGAAAGGGGATTACCAACAAGACAAAATATCGGCATATCAAACGTTGTACACCTGCTTGGTCACTGTTGCCAAACTATCAGCTCCGGTAGCACCGTTTTTTATGGACAGGCTTTACAAAGATTTAACAAATACGACTAAAAACGAAACGTTTGAAAGTGTACATTTGGCTGATTTTCCAAAGTATGATACGACTCTAGTCAATACCGCCTTAGAAAGCAAGATGGCAAAAGCGCAGACGATTTCATCACTGGTATTGTCCATCCGTCAAAAAGAAAAGATAAAAGTGCGTCAACCGCTACAAAAAATAATGATTCCTATTTTGGACGATGCCCAAAAAAATGAAATTGAAGCGGTGGCCGATTTGATAAAGTCCGAGGTAAATGTGAAGGAGATAGAGTTATTGGACGATGCCTCGGGAATACTGGTGAAAAAAATTAAACCAAACTTTAAGACTTTAGGCCCAAAATTTGGAAAAGATATGAAGCTCATTGCCAATGCGGTAGCAAAATTGGAGCAGGAAGACATCCAAAAAATCGAACAACAGGGCGAAATATCGTTGAATCTGGAAAATAAAAGTATTAAATTACAGTTACAGGATGTAGAGATAACCTCCCAGGATATTGAAGGATGGTTGGTAGCCAGTTCGGGTGCGATAACGGTAGCACTCGATATCAGCATCAATGAAAACCTTAAAAGAGAGGGTATCGCTAGGGAATTGGTCAACCGTATTCAAAACATTAGAAAAGAATCCGGGTTTGAAGTGACCGATAAAATTGATATTCAAATACTAAAGGACGGCTTAATAGAAGATGCCGTAGAAAGTAATATGGAATATATTAAAACGGAGACCTTGACGGCCGATTTGAATTTTGCCGAAAAATTGGAAAAAGGTACATTGATCTCCTTTGATGAAGTAAACACAAAATTGTTTATCCAAAAGCACTAGAAATTATGGCACAGGATTTAAAAGTTAGATATTCCGACGCGGATTTGGCGGAATTCAAGACATTGATAGAAGAAAAAATAGAAAAGGCCAAAAGCCATTTAGAACTTTTAAAAAGTTCCTACATGAACGATGGCAATAACGGTACTGATGATACCTCACCAACGTTTAAGGCATTCGAGGAAGGTTCGGAGACCATGAGCAAAGAGGCGAACACACAATTGGCCATCCGTCAGGAAAAATTTATCAGGGATTTGAAGAACGCTATTCTACGTATTGAAAACAAAACGTACGGAATATGCCGTGTTACGGGTAAATTGATCAATAAAGAACGATTAAAGCTCGTGCCACATGCCACCTTGAGTATCGAGGCAAAAAACATGCAGAAGTAATACGCGTGATGCAAAATAACTTGGATAGGCCTGTGTGGTTTGTATTACCACACAGGCCTATACGTTTATATGTTACTTGTTTACTCCTTATTGTGCTGTTCTCTCACGTAGAAGCCCTGAATGCGCAAAAAATAATCAAAAAATCTGTTCTTACCACCCGGACCACACTAGTCAACATTGATGCAGGCCAATGCTTTTTGCTCACGGTTGAAAATTCAGATTCAGATTTATTGCAAGTATACGCCACCATTGACGGGGAATATAAAAAAGACTTGGCAGTAAATATAAAAGAGGAAGGGAACACCTTATCG from Costertonia aggregata harbors:
- the ileS gene encoding isoleucine--tRNA ligase, with product MKFAEYKGLNLPRVAEEILAYWKENRIFEKSVSTREGKPSYVFYEGPPSANGMPGIHHVMARTIKDIFPRYKTMKGYQVKRKAGWDTHGLPIELGVEKELGITKEDIGKKISVEEYNAACKKAVMRYTDVWNAMTKQVGYWVDMDDPYITYKPKYMETVWWLLKQIYDKGLIYKGYTIQPYSPKAGTGLSSHELNQPGTYQDVTDTTVTAQFKVKKETLPEFLKGIEGEIYFLAWTTTPWTLPSNTALTVGPKIDYVLVKTFNQYTFEPVFVIVAKNLVAKQFNGKFFEADSDEDFVGYSSSDKKIPYKTIAEAKGSDLVGIKYEQLIDYAKPYQNAENAFRVIAGDFVTTEDGTGIVHTAPTFGADDALVAKQAVPEIPPLLVLDENDNPVPLVDLQGRFRPELKEFGGKYVKNEYYEDGEAPERSIDVEIAIKLKGENKAFKVEKYVHSYPNCWRTDKPILYYPLDSWFIKVTSIKDKMFALNQTINWKPKATGEGRFGNWLANANDWNLSRSRYWGVPLPIWRTEDGTEQMIIGSVAELKSEMKKAVSAGILEKDIFDDFVVGDMSDENYEKIDLHKNIVDQITLVSALGKPMKRESDLIDVWFDSGSMPYAQWHYPFENKNLVDEGETFPADFIAEGVDQTRGWFYTLHAIATMVFDSVAYKNVVSNGLVLDKEGKKMSKRLGNAVDPFETMNEHGADATRWYMISNANPWDNLKFDTEGIIEVKRKFFGTLYNTYSFFALYTNIDGFDYSETDIPINERPEIDQWVLSELHTLIKEVDEAYADYEPTRATRAISNYVQENLSNWYVRLCRRRFWKGDYQQDKISAYQTLYTCLVTVAKLSAPVAPFFMDRLYKDLTNTTKNETFESVHLADFPKYDTTLVNTALESKMAKAQTISSLVLSIRQKEKIKVRQPLQKIMIPILDDAQKNEIEAVADLIKSEVNVKEIELLDDASGILVKKIKPNFKTLGPKFGKDMKLIANAVAKLEQEDIQKIEQQGEISLNLENKSIKLQLQDVEITSQDIEGWLVASSGAITVALDISINENLKREGIARELVNRIQNIRKESGFEVTDKIDIQILKDGLIEDAVESNMEYIKTETLTADLNFAEKLEKGTLISFDEVNTKLFIQKH
- the gdhA gene encoding NADP-specific glutamate dehydrogenase, which translates into the protein MEAKIKAFMDEVKARNGHEPEFIQAVQEVAETVIPYIAKHKIYNGKNILLRMVEPERLLSFRVAWVDDDGEIHVNRGYRIQMNSAIGPYKGGLRFHPTVNASILKFLAFEQVFKNSLTTLPMGGGKGGSDFDPKGKSDDEVMRFCHAFMLELNRHIGPNTDVPAGDIGVGAREIGFLFGMYKKIRNEFTGVLTGKGRSWGGSLIRPEATGYGTVYFAESMMKTRDMDFKGKDVVISGSGNVAQFAAEKALHLGARVLTLSDSQGYIHDADGIDEEKLAYVMDLKNNKRGRISEYADKYTSATFHKGETPWTVKCDIALPCATQNELDGDDAKALVKNGCICVAEGANMPSTPEAIHEFEKAKILFAPGKASNAGGVATSGLEMSQNSLRISWTREEVDERLKNIMEDIHDSCIEYGKEEDGYCNYVKGANIAGFVKVADAMLAQGVI
- a CDS encoding TraR/DksA family transcriptional regulator; its protein translation is MAQDLKVRYSDADLAEFKTLIEEKIEKAKSHLELLKSSYMNDGNNGTDDTSPTFKAFEEGSETMSKEANTQLAIRQEKFIRDLKNAILRIENKTYGICRVTGKLINKERLKLVPHATLSIEAKNMQK
- the recO gene encoding DNA repair protein RecO, coding for MQVTTKAIVLTSLKYGDTSLIVKVFTVSDGLKSYLLKGVLASKKGKLKTALFQPLTQLELVANHKNKGTLESIREAKVNYHYQSLHTDITKNAMTMFLAEMLANSIHEEEENKELFIFLEASLQWLDVHDEVANFHIYFLLSLTKYLGFYPDTYNSNAPYFDLLEGEFAIAPSLNPMITGENLNYFKAFLGISFDAIQTIKMHKTHRQELLKSLVLYFELHLHGFRKPKSLTILNEVFS
- a CDS encoding YtxH domain-containing protein; protein product: MKKVILGSVLMLVLSVSFVSCREAADKAKEAAEETSEAMDEAGEDLKEAGEDAMDKAKEVGEDMKEAGENAMDEAKEVGEDMKEAGEDAMDKAKEVGEDMKKAGSDAMDKAKETAKEVEKEVKDGTK
- a CDS encoding TonB-dependent receptor — protein: MKFSASMRHLIVLLFFVCFQEISAQEIVVLDRDTNEPIPNVAVYNTDKSKTALTDFNGKCSLLAFDYNERITFKHLSYDVRKSTKNLIRKKGNRIFLTIKPQELNEVVMSISKWEQQKKDIPQKLASIDARTIAFYNPQTAADALAQSGKVFVQKSQLGGGSPMIRGFATNRLLLSVDGVRMNNAIFRGGNVQNVISIDPYTIKNTEIIFGPGSVIYGSDAIGGVMNFYTKKPTYATTEELDFSGSTAYRFASANNENTFHVDFNLGKKKWAFLTSATYNSFGDLTMGEHGPNSYLRTNFVERRNGQDVLVFNENPQKQTPTGYDQINLLQKIAYKPNNTWDYSLGAYYSTTSDYSRYDRLIRPNSSNDGLRSAEWFYGPQKWFMGNLQINKKGKGKFYDGVRLTTAYQHFQESRNSRGFGSLDRFTTREKVDAFSANIDFENKKIGDLRLYYGAEYIYNKVYSEGRQKNIETNVTSNAASRYPNGSTWETLAGYLNTEYKAKPNFTLLSGIRYSHVWVNAVFDRTFFPFPFDNANLNNDAVTGSLGFSWFPKENLQITFNGSTGFRSPNIDDIGKVFDSEPGSVVVPNPDLVPEYAYNTELGIQKNFKDKVVLKGAAFYTYLVDALVRRDFEFNEQSEIDYNGELSNVQAIQNAAKAYVYGFEFGLEAFLSDQLSLLSNLTFTQGIEEEDDGTDSPGRHVAPTFGDFHIIWKNQRLKADVFLNYNGEVSFDDLAFSERAKDFIYASDLNGNPFSPSWYTLNFRSQYEMGNGLKASLNVENITDQRYRTYSSGIVAPGLNLILGLGYSF